In the genome of Cupriavidus taiwanensis, one region contains:
- a CDS encoding DUF3016 domain-containing protein, producing MARSLRLLAACAASLALGAVAAPPAGTLSLTFVHPETYTDAAYRSDYGSDKERAQVMNDIRRHFDKLAARYLPEGYALRIEVLDVDLAGHFEPWHRQAYNVRIVRDVTWPHMTLRYELRGSDGAVIGSGEQRIADPTFNFGINIYDPSDRLRYEKAMMDRWFDQAVTRRIAARQTGQG from the coding sequence ATGGCCAGATCCCTGCGTCTGCTGGCCGCCTGCGCGGCATCGCTCGCCCTGGGCGCCGTTGCCGCGCCGCCCGCCGGCACCCTGTCCCTTACCTTCGTTCATCCGGAGACCTACACCGACGCCGCGTACCGCAGCGACTATGGCAGCGACAAGGAGCGGGCGCAGGTGATGAACGATATCCGCCGCCACTTCGACAAACTGGCGGCGCGTTACCTGCCTGAGGGCTATGCGCTGCGCATCGAAGTGCTCGATGTCGACCTGGCCGGGCATTTCGAGCCGTGGCACAGGCAAGCCTACAATGTGCGCATCGTGCGCGATGTCACCTGGCCGCACATGACGCTGCGCTACGAACTGCGCGGCAGCGACGGTGCCGTGATCGGCAGCGGCGAGCAGCGTATCGCCGACCCGACGTTCAATTTCGGCATCAACATCTACGATCCCTCCGACCGGCTGCGCTACGAAAAGGCAATGATGGACCGCTGGTTCGACCAGGCCGTGACCCGCCGGATCGCGGCGCGCCAGACGGGCCAGGGATGA
- a CDS encoding LysR substrate-binding domain-containing protein, which translates to MNTSNHSAAADTAPAAPSWHHHSRLKTRQLLLLLAIADEGSIHRAAERLAMTQPAASKLLRELEEMLSVPLFERLPRGMAPTDYGRAMIRHARAVIGSLNQAREEVLALKAGRLGHVAIGAITSPGVRLLPAAIARVKASYPGLRVSVEIDNSNVLLDRLGQEKLDMVVARLFPEHDKGRLRYEPMAQEPVCAVVRPGHPMLAVRGLSLADAADAAWLIPPAGTVLRHRFELMFQRASLAPPTNVVETAALLFLTRMVTQSDMIAVLTADVAQYYAAFGMVEVLPMAMPCHMDDFGLITPTDRLMSPGALLVADALRETALGIYGQ; encoded by the coding sequence ATGAACACCTCCAACCATTCCGCCGCGGCTGATACGGCGCCTGCGGCACCCTCTTGGCACCACCACAGCCGCCTTAAGACGCGCCAGTTGCTGTTATTGCTGGCCATTGCCGACGAAGGCAGCATCCACCGCGCCGCGGAACGGCTGGCGATGACCCAGCCGGCCGCTTCCAAGCTGCTGCGCGAGCTGGAGGAGATGCTGTCGGTGCCCTTGTTCGAGCGCCTGCCGCGCGGCATGGCGCCGACGGACTATGGCCGCGCGATGATCCGGCATGCGCGCGCGGTGATCGGCAGCCTGAACCAGGCGCGCGAGGAAGTGCTGGCGCTGAAGGCGGGCCGGCTCGGCCACGTGGCGATCGGCGCGATCACCTCGCCCGGGGTGCGGCTGCTGCCCGCGGCGATCGCGCGGGTGAAGGCAAGCTACCCCGGGCTGCGCGTGTCCGTGGAAATCGACAACAGCAATGTGCTGCTCGACCGCCTGGGACAGGAAAAGCTCGACATGGTGGTGGCGCGCCTGTTTCCCGAGCACGACAAGGGCCGGCTGCGCTACGAGCCGATGGCGCAAGAGCCGGTCTGCGCGGTGGTGAGGCCAGGCCATCCGATGCTGGCGGTGCGCGGCCTGTCGCTGGCCGACGCCGCCGATGCCGCCTGGCTGATTCCGCCCGCCGGCACCGTGCTGCGCCACCGCTTCGAGCTGATGTTCCAGCGCGCCAGCCTGGCGCCGCCGACCAACGTGGTGGAAACCGCCGCGCTGCTGTTCCTGACGCGCATGGTGACGCAGTCAGACATGATCGCGGTGCTGACCGCGGATGTGGCGCAGTACTACGCGGCGTTCGGCATGGTGGAGGTGCTGCCGATGGCCATGCCCTGCCATATGGACGACTTCGGCCTCATCACACCGACCGACCGGCTGATGTCGCCCGGCGCGCTGCTGGTCGCGGATGCGCTGCGCGAGACGGCGCTGGGCATCTACGGCCAGTAG